The nucleotide window TTCGGCGGCGACCTGGGCGATCGACTTCTGCGACAGCGGCGTGTCGAATTGGCTGCGGAAGGTCTGCACGTAGGACACGCCTTCGACCATTACGTCGAAGACCTTCCACTGTCCGCCGACCTGGCGCATCAGATAGTCGACCGGCACCGGCTCGGCGCCGGGGCGCAGGAACTCGCTGGACACGCGCACGCCGCGCCCGCCCGGCAAGGCCGTTTCCGACTTCACGCGCACTTTCAGCTGGGTGTTGAAATCCAGCAGTGCGGTGCCGTAGCGCTGCATCAGGTTTTCGGCCAATGCGTCGGAAAACAGTTTGACGTCGGCATCGGATGCGCCGCGTCCGTGGCGGCCCAGCACCAGTCGGCCGGAATAGTCGCGGTCGAACATCTGGTTGAATTCGCTGGTCATGAACTGGCGCAGCGCTGCGCGGTTCTGGGTGAACTCGGCGCGGCGGTCCTCGAGCGTGGTCAGGATGCGGGTGCTGTTGGTCAGCACGATCTGGCTGGGCGAATTCTGCCGCGCGGTCGTGGTGGCCTGCTGCGCCTGCGCCGCGACCGGAACGAAAGCGGCGACGGCCGCAGCGATCATGATCGAAAGAAGGGACTGCTTCATGGGGTTTCTTCCGTGGGAGTCTGCTGGGGAGTGGGTGCGGCTTGCGGCGGCGCCGCCGGCGCAGACTGCGGTGCCGCCTGCGCGCCGGCCGGAGGCTGGCCGCTGCCGCCTCCGAACATGTACTTGCCGACCAGTTGCATCAGGTCGACCGCGGATTGGGTGTAGGCGATTTCGTCGCCGGGCTTCAGCACTTCCGGATCGCCGCCGGGCTGCATGCCGATGTAGCTCTCGCCCAACAGGCCGCTGGTGAAGATGCCGGCCGAGGTGTCCGCGGGCAGATCCTTGTACCGGTTGTCGATGTCCAGGGTGACGATGGAGTCGAATTTGACCGGATCAAGCTGAATCTCGCCCACACTGCCGACGATCACGCCGCCGATCTTGACCGGCGCCGAGGGCCGCAGCTGGCCGATGGTGCCGAAGCGGGCCTTGAGCGGATAGGTGTCGCTGCCGCCGAAACCGAACTTGCCGTTGGTGGAAGCGATCGCCAGCACCAGCAGCGAGGCCAATGCCAGCAGCAGGAAGGCGCCGACCGCGAATTCGAGACGTGGACCACGGATGGCCATAGCGTTAACTCCGGAACAGCAAAGCGGAAAGTACGAAATTGAACATCAGCACCAGCAGCGAGGCGTTGACCACGGCGCGGGTGGTCGCGATCGAGGTGCCTTCGATGGTCGGCTCGGAATGGAAACCGACGTACGAGGCGACCAAGGCCGCGGTGCCGCCGAACACGGCCGCCTTCAGGAAGGCCTGGCCGAAGTCGTCGGCGAAATCCACGCTGTCCTTCAGCGTCTGCCAGAACGTGCCGGCATCCACGCCGATCACGTGCACGGCTTCGAAATAGCCGGCGCTGATCGCCAGGCTGCAGAAGAACGCGGTCAGCAGCGGCACGCACAGCACCGCCGCCCAGAAGCGCGGCGCGACGGCCTTGGCGATCGGATCGATGGCCATCAGCCCGAGCGCGGTGATCTGGTCGGTGGCGCGCATCAGCCCCAGTTCCGCGGCGATCGAAGAACCGGCGCGGCCGACGAACAGCAGCGCGGTCAGCACCGGCCCCAGCTCGCGGTACAGGCCCAGGCCGAGCAGCACGCTGACTTGGTTGGTGGCGCCGTAGGTTTCCAGCGCGCGGTAGCCCAGCAGCGTCACCGACAGGCCGACGAAGGCGCCGCCGGCGGCGACGATCGGCAGGCTGCGCGCGCCGATCTTGTAGATCTCGCGGACCAGTTCGCGCCAGAAGTCGCGGGTCGGTCTCGACGCGCGCAGCACCGACAGCGAGAACAGCCCGGCCTGGCCCAACGAGCGGACGGCGTTGAAGAAACTCATGCGGCTTGGGTCCTGGCCACGGCGTCGAAGGCGATCGGGCCGTCGGGTTCGCCGTTGAGGAATTGCTTCACCAGCGGATCGGCGCTGGCCTGCAATTGCGCCGGCGTGCCGGAGAAAACGATGCCGCCGTTGGCGATCACCACCGCATGGTCGGCCACGGGCATGGTTTCGTGCACGTGGTGGGTCACGATGATGCTGGTCAGGCCCAGGGTGTCGTTGAGGCGCTTGATCAGGCTCATGATCACGCCCGAGGCGATCGGATCCAGGCCGGTCAACGGTTCGTCGTAGATCATCAGCGGCGGATCCAGCGCCAGCGCGCGCGCCAGGGCCACGCGACGCGCCATGCCGCCGGACAGTTCGCGCGGAAACAGCTCGGCGGCGGCGCGCAAGCCGACCGCATGCAGTTTCATTTCTACCAGGCGGCGCAGCACCGGGCGCGGCAGATCGGTATGCGTCTGCAGCGGCAGGCCGACGTTCTCGGCCACGGTCAGGTCGGTGAGCAGGCCGTTGCCCTGCAGCAGCACGCCGACGCCCTTGCGCATTTCCAGCAGCGCCCTGGTCGTTTGCGGCACGGGTCGGCCGAATACCTCGACGGTGCCCGCGGCCGGCGCCAGTTCGCCGGTCAGCGCCGCCAGCAGCGTCGACTTGCCGCTGCCGCTGGGGCCGAGCACCGCGGTGATGCTGCCGCGCGGCACGTCCAGCGAGATATCGCGCAGCACGGCGCGGCCGCCGCGGTCGAGGCGGACGTCGGCAAGGCGGACGATGGGCGTGTCGGCGGTCATTCGGTGGGAGCGATCTTTATCTAAGGATC belongs to Luteimonas galliterrae and includes:
- a CDS encoding MlaC/ttg2D family ABC transporter substrate-binding protein, with product MKQSLLSIMIAAAVAAFVPVAAQAQQATTTARQNSPSQIVLTNSTRILTTLEDRRAEFTQNRAALRQFMTSEFNQMFDRDYSGRLVLGRHGRGASDADVKLFSDALAENLMQRYGTALLDFNTQLKVRVKSETALPGGRGVRVSSEFLRPGAEPVPVDYLMRQVGGQWKVFDVMVEGVSYVQTFRSQFDTPLSQKSIAQVAAELKAGSMQADATK
- the mlaD gene encoding outer membrane lipid asymmetry maintenance protein MlaD, yielding MAIRGPRLEFAVGAFLLLALASLLVLAIASTNGKFGFGGSDTYPLKARFGTIGQLRPSAPVKIGGVIVGSVGEIQLDPVKFDSIVTLDIDNRYKDLPADTSAGIFTSGLLGESYIGMQPGGDPEVLKPGDEIAYTQSAVDLMQLVGKYMFGGGSGQPPAGAQAAPQSAPAAPPQAAPTPQQTPTEETP
- a CDS encoding MlaE family lipid ABC transporter permease subunit — protein: MSFFNAVRSLGQAGLFSLSVLRASRPTRDFWRELVREIYKIGARSLPIVAAGGAFVGLSVTLLGYRALETYGATNQVSVLLGLGLYRELGPVLTALLFVGRAGSSIAAELGLMRATDQITALGLMAIDPIAKAVAPRFWAAVLCVPLLTAFFCSLAISAGYFEAVHVIGVDAGTFWQTLKDSVDFADDFGQAFLKAAVFGGTAALVASYVGFHSEPTIEGTSIATTRAVVNASLLVLMFNFVLSALLFRS
- a CDS encoding ABC transporter ATP-binding protein, whose protein sequence is MTADTPIVRLADVRLDRGGRAVLRDISLDVPRGSITAVLGPSGSGKSTLLAALTGELAPAAGTVEVFGRPVPQTTRALLEMRKGVGVLLQGNGLLTDLTVAENVGLPLQTHTDLPRPVLRRLVEMKLHAVGLRAAAELFPRELSGGMARRVALARALALDPPLMIYDEPLTGLDPIASGVIMSLIKRLNDTLGLTSIIVTHHVHETMPVADHAVVIANGGIVFSGTPAQLQASADPLVKQFLNGEPDGPIAFDAVARTQAA